In one window of Macadamia integrifolia cultivar HAES 741 chromosome 2, SCU_Mint_v3, whole genome shotgun sequence DNA:
- the LOC122089955 gene encoding uncharacterized protein LOC122089955, whose amino-acid sequence MPLPWKKSHSGRVSRLVADLRSSRKHGGSSLVVETGFPTSLIDLIVKNRDRLKKKKKNKNGVAASEEWEPIAFPSSPICSSVSSSPSSSPSTGLVASAPIGKEILPLPPISSSLTASSDSSSDLVSWSPSTGPVVSASQIDNSNRPPFGVEIPPLVANLATDVASRGTVRCVGAFTLIVMGLFMVILGFATEKLAVGITISTFLLLFLELVAVRAFYFHKPCPDLQKSFNNFAERVLLFFVRRRREPITENLSSLTETEPLHFDFDSLSSERRWGINLVDDYRSYNEEEQLEEPGFDLINRRWSSETEIHLLERRWRPEIGFDLSERRSISASINIDKARAKDISSGENGEAQSFEIQIVQSTNLGTHKTMNGRLKSKKLFKKLVPKKFRSHKKAFDRKNKLESSEEEAKCEQGDPEDELKPEELNSSDDVSQVDTNGDLVEEYGGSTEDTYGFIIMVLIVLSGLVQGRFMAIMLTMIWYLLVKSVQTAKRI is encoded by the coding sequence ATGCCTCTTCCATGGAAGAAATCCCATTCTGGTCGGGTTTCTCGTTTGGTTGCCGATCTACGTTCTTCTCGCAAGCATGGAGGATCATCTCTCGTCGTCGAGACTGGTTTTCCGACTTCCCTCATAGATCTAATCGTCAAGAATCGTGAtcggttgaagaagaagaagaagaataagaatggAGTAGCAGCTTCGGAGGAATGGGAGCCCATAGCTTTCCCTTCCAGTCCCATTTGCTCTTCGGTTTCCTCTTCCCCGAGTTCGAGTCCTTCTACCGGTCTCGTGGCTTCAGCTCCGATTGGTAAGGAAATCCTTCCACTTCCACCTATCTCTTCCAGTCTCACTGCCTCTTCGGATTCATCTTCGGATTTGGTGAGTTGGAGTCCTTCTACGGGTCCCGTGGTTTCAGCTTCTCAGATTGACAACTCAAATCGGCCGCCGTTTGGTGTGGAAATCCCCCCTTTGGTTGCTAATTTGGCCACGGATGTAGCGTCTAGAGGAACGGTTCGATGTGTTGGAGCTTTTACGCTTATTGTCATGGGGCTTTTCATGGTGATTCTTGGTTTCGCAACAGAGAAGCTCGCCGTTGGGATAACGATATCGACGTTCcttcttctgtttcttgaaTTGGTCGCTGTTCGAGCTTTTTACTTCCATAAACCATGTCCGGATTTGCAGAAGAGCTTCAACAATTTCGCAGAAAGGGTTCTGTTGTTCTTTGTTCGGCGGAGAAGGGAGCCGATCACGGAGAATCTATCCAGTTTGACAGAAACTGAGCCTTtgcattttgattttgattcgcTTAGTAGCGAAAGAAGATGGGGTATCAATTTGGTTGATGATTATCGTTCCTATAATGAAGAAGAACAACTCGAAGAACCCGGTTTCGACTTGATTAATAGAAGATGGAGTTCAGAAACAGAGATCCATTTGCTTGAGCGAAGATGGAGACCAgaaattggttttgatttgagcGAGAGAAGAAGTATAAGTGCTTCGATTAACATTGATAAAGCTCGGGCCAAAGACATTTCATCGGGTGAGAACGGTGAAGCTCAGAGCTTTGAGATTCAAATTGTTCAAAGTACAAATCTTGGAACCCATAagacaatgaatgggagactcAAGTCGAAGAAGTTGTTCAAGAAGCtggtgccaaagaagttccgTAGCCATAAGAAAGCATTTGATCGGAAGAACAAGCTAgaatcaagtgaagaagaagctaAGTGTGAACAAGGAGACCCAGAAGATGAATTAAAACCAGAGGAACTCAATAGCTCCGATGATGTTTCACAAGTCGACACTAATGGAGATCTGGTTGAAGAATATGGTGGAAGCACAGAGGATACTTATGGGTTTATAATTATGGTTTTGATTGTTCTCTCTGGGCTTGTACAAGGTCGATTTATGGCAATTATGCTAACCATGATCTGGTACCTACTGGTAAAATCAGTGCAAACTGCGAAGAGAATCTGA
- the LOC122089622 gene encoding inositol oxygenase 1-like: protein MTVIVEQPEVGNQEQEKKIHEETKELVLDGGFVVPGSNTFGQTFRDYDADSERKKGVEEFYRQNHIHQTMDFVKKMREEYGKLNRVEMSIWESCELLNEFVDESDPDLDEPQIEHLLQTAEAIRKDYPNEDWLHLTGLIHDLGKVLLHRSFGELPQWAVVGDTFPVGCAFDESIVHHKYFKDNPDHHNPAYNTKNGIYSEGCGLNNVLMSWGHDDYMYLVAKENKTTLPSAALFIIRYHSFYPLHKAGAYKHLMNEEDVENLKWLHIFNKYDLYSKSKVRVDIEKVKPYYLSLIEKYFPAKLRW from the exons ATGACAGTCATTGTGGAACAGCCAGAAGTTG GAAACCAAGAACAGGAAAAGAAGATCCATGAAGAGACCAAAGAGTTGGTGCTTGATGGTGGATTTGTGGTGCCCGGATCCAACACATTTGGTCAAACCTTTAg GGATTATGATGCTGATagtgaaaggaaaaaaggggtCGAGGAGTTTTACAGGCAGAATCACATCCACCAAACAATGGACTTT GTGAAGAAGATGAGGGAAGAGTATGGTAAGCTGAACAGGGtggagatgagcatatgggaaTCCTGTGAACTTCTCAATGAGTTTGTGGATGAAAGTGACCCAGACTTGGATGAACCTCAAATTGAGCACTTGCTGCAGACAGCTGAAGCAATCAGGAAAGACTATCCTAATGAAGATTGGTTGCACTTGACAGGCCTTATCCATG ATCTTGGGAAGGTCCTTCTTCACCGCAGTTTTGGAGAACTTCCTCAATGGGCTGTTGTGG GTGACACATTCCCTGTTGGATGTGCTTTCGATGAATCAATTGTTCATCACAAG TATTTCAAGGATAACCCTGATCACCACAATCCTGCATACAATACCAAGAATGGAATTTACTCTGAGGGATGTGGCCTTAACAATGTCCTGATGTCATGGGGACATGATGATTATATGTACTTG GTGGCAAAGGAGAATAAGACAACTCTACCTTCAGCAGCACTTTTCATCATCCGATACCATTCCTTCTATC CTTTACATAAAGCTGGAGCATATAAACACTTGATGAATGAAGAGGATGTTGAGAATCTGAAGTGGCTTCATATCTTCAA CAAGTATGACCTTTACAGCAAAAGTAAAGTGCGGGTTGATATTGAGAAAGTCAAACCTTACTATCTATCCCTCATCGAAAAG TACTTTCCCGCAAAGCTAAGATGGTGA